One region of Nycticebus coucang isolate mNycCou1 chromosome 10, mNycCou1.pri, whole genome shotgun sequence genomic DNA includes:
- the PDCD2L gene encoding programmed cell death protein 2-like — MGMAAVRKPVLLGLRDTAVYGSPTGPDAWTASKLGGVPDALPGVEAPRPACEHCRQPLALVVQVYCPLEASAFHRLLHVFACVCPTCGHEGARCWKVFRSQCLQVGEKDARDSQKQENGFDAEDWCEGAADWGSDLEEVPSPQLTLDFGNDPHGARDRDWTIRLQGLQLQDAVRGAVPAAPPEERRASSTAVPHFLPYYICVADEDDYRDSASLAHAHSLLRDYQQREGIALEQLLSQSISSDGDEKYEKTVIKSGDQMFYKFMKRIAACQEQILRYSWSGEPLFLTCPMAEVTELPACSHCGGQRTFEFQLMPALVSMLKSANLGVSVEFGTVLVYTCEKSCWPQSHQTPMEEFCITQEDPDELLFK, encoded by the exons ATGGGCATGGCGGCGGTCCGGAAGCCAGTGCTGCTCGGGCTTCGAGACACCGCGGTGTACGGCAGCCCCACGGGACCGGACGCCTGGACTGCTAGCAAGCTGGGCGGCGTTCCG GATGCTCTGCCCGGCGTAGAGGCGCCGAGGCCGGCGTGTGAACACTGCAGGCAGCCGCTCGCCCTGGTCGTGCAGGTCTACTGCCCGCTGGAAGCCTCCGCGTTTCATCGGTTACTGCACGTGTTCGCTTGTGTCTGCCCCACCTGCGGCCACGAGGGGGCGCGCTG CTGGAAGGTGTTCCGCTCTCAGTGCCTGCAGGTGGGAGAGAAAGACGCGCGGGACTCTCAG AAACAGGAAAATGGCTTTGATGCTGAGGACTGGTGTGAAGGTGCCGCTGACTGGGGAAGTGACCTTGAGGAGGTGCCTTCACCACAGCTTACCTTGGATTTTGGAAATGATCCCCACGGTGCCAGAGACAGAGACTGGACCATCCGGCTGCAAGGCCTTCAGCTGCAGGATGCAGTCCGGGGTGCAGTTCCGGCCGCACCTCCTGAGGAGCGGAGGGCCTCATCCACTGCGGTGCCGCACTTCCTGCCCTACTACATCTGCGTGGCAGATGAGGATGACTACAGGGACTCTGCCAGCCTAGCTCACGCGCACAGCCTTCTCAGGGACTATCAACAGAGAGAGGGAATTGCCCTGGAACAGTTGCTTTCCCAAAG TATTTCTAGTGATGGTGATGAAAAATACGAGAAGACTGTAATTAAAAGTGGAGATCAGATGTTTTACAAATTCATGAAGAGAATTGCTGCTTGTCAGGAGCAGATCTTGAG GTATTCCTGGAGTGGAGAGCCACTCTTTCTGACCTGTCCTATGGCAGAAGTCACTGAGCTTCCAGCCTGCAGCCACTGTGGAGGCCAAAGGACATTTGAGTTTCAACTTATGCCAGCGTTGGTCAGCATGCTCAAGAGTGCTAATTTAG GTGTCTCTGTGGAATTTGGAACAGTTCTAGTTTACACATGTGAGAAGAGTTGTTGGCCTCAAAGTCATCAGACTCCTATGGAAGAATTTTGTATTACACAAGAAGACCCAGATGAACTATTATTTAAgtag